The Romeriopsis navalis LEGE 11480 genome segment GGTGGTTGTCATAGCTTGCTCGACCATATAGCCATCACCACGGGGGCCAATACAACCACTAATGACCATGGGCGATTGCTCAGTTGCATAGTCTTGGCGGATTTGTTGAAGCAGGGATATTGATTGACGATTCATCTCGGCTAAAGCCTCACGGGAATATCCCAGTTTCATACCCCAATCAGAATTAGCACGCCAGGTAGGGCTTTCAAGGATGAGACCCACTTTGTGGTTTTGGGCCATAACGGCATAGGTGCGATAATATCTTGCGATGATTTCATAACCAGTTTGGTGCTTGAGCAAATCGAACGACGCAAATTCCGGAAGATCAATGCCTTCACGAAAAATCAGCGTCGTTTCCATACCAGAATCAGTCAGATACGGCGAATTTGATAATTGGGGCAGGCGATTACGATACTGTGCCATTGTCTTACTCCTAGTTTTGAATATGTGGGTGATGAGCACAACGTCATTTGGGTTGACGCAACATGGGAAAAATTAGCGGTGAATTGCCAATCTGGACTTGGTCTAACTGTTCGAAGCCATAACGCTGATAAAACGCCACTCTAATCGGGGTAGTGGCTTCAAGGTAAACGGGGGCAGCTTGTCGATCGCACCTTGCTAAGCCATATTTCATCAATGCTGACCCGTAGCCATAACCTTGCTTTGTTGGTTCGATACCGATAATCGGCAATGACCAATGAGGGATTTGCGGCCGATACTGTTGCAATTGTTTGAGGAGAGCGACGATCGGTATCTGGTCTGATTCAAAGGTACTTTGTTCAATGATCTTGAGTTGTCGATCGTCATCGGGAGTTATACCTGGAGGAAGCCATAATGCTGCCCCAGAGTATCCCTGAATCATATCGGCAGTCCGACAATCAAAGGTGCTGCTGATTGTATTTTGAATAAGATGTGGGAAGTGGTGGAGATATTGGTAGGCATCAGGATAAATCCAACGCATTAAGGGATTATGGTCGAAGGCAAGCAGCATTGCCGCGATGATATATTTTTGATCGGTTTTTTTGGCCGTTCTAATCCGATTCATCCGGCTGTTGGAGCTAGGGACCGAGGGAGTGGAAGCGTTTACTACGGGGCTTGATTGCCGGTCTAGGTTGTGTCGGGGAAGATACATAATACTTGAAGAAATAAGCACAAGTTGTGATGGTGCATGAAATTAGAGTTTGGGGTGATATTGAACGTTAGTCTTGACTTATTTTCAATCCATGAAGCTGCTTGGTGGTCTGCTTGTTAAACTGCTGGCTGGCGGTTGTGCGACTTGCTGTAGTAGAGTTTTGCTGATCAGGCAGTTTGGTATCGGTTGAACTATTGGCCTCGATCGATACAAATAATCCCAGTACAACCGTTAATATCAGGCTCCAACTAAAGAAAATTTGATTGAGAGCTGGGTCATTCACGGAACGTCGAGTGCGATTTGTGTCACTTATCATGATTAGTTCTCAGCGGCGATGTGGTGGGGAATGCGCATTTTAGGGAACGGTATGGAATTGGCCATGATTTTTCGGGTGCAGAGTTTTTGGTGGGCCTGGCTTGGCAAAATCATCCAGTACTTAGGCAAGCCTTCATTCGGGCCTGAGGCCGCTAATAGGGCAGGATTTTTTGGGGTTATCTCCGGTTTTGTCTGCATACAGGTTTGATATGTTGCCAATGACATATCAGCAGTGGTAGCGACGATTGTATTTGAGAAACCTGACATCAGTAGAGCAGAGCCCAGAATTACTGGCGCAGTCAGGGCGGCTGATTGGCAATATTGCATCAGGTGCATAGGGGGTCTCCTCTTGCATAGAAATACGATACCGATCGGTGGGCGAGTACAATTCGGGTCAGCGCATGGGAACTGGGGGTTAGCTAATCACCGTTGATAATGTCGCGAAGGCATATTGGGCATCAATGGTGGGGAAATTCGTAGCGCTCAGCGATACGGGCACACATCCGGTCATACTCATCCGAATAAAACAGCTAAACAGGATTAGAGTGAGACGACGTTGCATGACAGTAACCTCCTGGGATTAGGCTGCTTGGCCCTTGATTCCGGTTATTTGAGTTGAACTGAATTTAAGATAATCAATTCATCGATCCGAAAGCGATCCATCGCTGGGTGATAGTTCTGAGATTAATTTTCAGACTAAAGCACGTTGCAGATTTGAGTTTTTCTCAGGAGTTTGTCATCTCAAAAATTCAGGAATCTTGATCGAAGCGATGTGACCTGGATGGAAAAGCAATCCGAATGTGGCGCGCATTACAGCCTTTTTCGCTGTTCTGATTCGAGTGATGGATGATTAGGGAGCGAGTCGCAAAATTTGTACCAGCCCCATTTACTTTGAGGGCGATTTGTGGGAGATATATCAGGGCTGGAGTCCATGCAGAGTATCATCGTACATAGATAAACTGCCTAGAGTTTACGATTAATGCGGAAAGTCAATTCAGCCGCATTTTTTCCATCACCGCGCATTGTAATTGTTTGACCAGCGCGACCAATAAATGTTTTGGGTCCACTGACACTACCTTGTCTATCCTGGTGATAGATCTTACCCGTATTAAGTTCGTACATTAGATTCAGTCTTGCCCCAAAGCGCCCGGGGCTAATATCTGCCTGATCATCGGCACTGCCAGAATCACTGTCGTATAAATCAATCCCAATCCCAGCAAATTTAGAATGGCGCGATACCTTATGGATAAACGTTTGATTGAACGTCGGACGATCAGTGTTTGACTTCACCTGGGTATTGCCCAGAAATTTCCCTTGTACAACAACGCGACTGTAGAAGTCCGCTCGATGAGTTTTACGAAATGGAATACGTGGGTCAAACCGTGAGTGAGCTTTTGCTTTGATAATCGAAACTTGGATATCCTGGGTCGGAAATGCGCTTGCTGCATCGACTGTCACAAAAAGACTAAGAGCACTCATGAGTGTGAGATAACCAGCTAGAAATAGCCGATCTCGCCCAGAATTTTGAGTTTTTGCTTGATTCCGTGCAGTAGTGTAGTAAGTCATGATTAGTTCTCCGATTAGATTGTTTGAAGACCGTGTTTGGCATGAGTTTTGGGCAAGAAAACTGTAACTGGCGCTGTATCGGTCGCCACTGGGCTGGATACCATTACGCATCTGAGTTTTGGCAGCATACTTGAAGCCTGATTTCTGGAGCTAAGTTGAATACTGAGTGAGGAATTACAGTCAGCAGTGTTTGCTCAAAACCGTTTGCTCAACCCGGTGAATCCAAGATAAAAAACTCAGCGATCCAAAACCGATCCGGTAGCGATCCGGATACGCCCCAACCATAAGCAAATCGCCCAAACTTCATACCAGTAGGAGGCATAGAATTTTCAACAAATTGCAATTAGCCGGATTAAGAGCCTTTATGGATAATCCGGAAGAATAAATTCGCACCGCGTTTACGATCGTTGCCCGCTGCCCGCAGAACTGGACTAATCTTGTTTCCACCAAGAGGTCCAGCTCCCATTTGACCAAGCACTTGATTATCTGGTCCAACGATTTCGCCTGTGGCAATTAGATAACGCACTTTAAACGTTCGTGCGCTTCCAGGGCTGATATCGGCTTGGTCATCGCGCCCAAAATCATCATCCATCATTGTGATTTCAAATTTGACTTCGCCTTGGGTCCCAGGAATTTTCCGGAATGCTGATTGATTAAAAATTGGGAAATCATTATTTTTAATCGTGCGTGTTTTCAGCAGACGCCGTCGATCGAGATTGACTTTCACATAGAAATCCGCCCTTGCCGATCGTCCTCCAGAAAAGGTGCGATTATCAAAAGATTCGCTGGTTTTCACATTTGCCCCGCGAATCTCAATGCCCACTTGAGAATCGCGTCTTTGCTTTTGGGGCAATAATCGAAAACTATAAGCGGCTGCCGAATTTCGACTGTTGCCAAATACCTGAAATAAAAGCCGTGTTTTGCCTTGAATATTCAGTTGTCGCTGAGTATTGTTTCCGGCAGATGTCAGTAAAACGACTCGATCGCTAAAGTCACGTCGGCCATTGTTATTCGTGTCTTCTAAGACTGCATAGGAAAGCCTCGCAGAATTATTACCAGACGTAATGACTAAGGACTGAGCAGCACCATTGACAGTAAAGGCGTAGAGGTCGCTATCCTGTCGATTACTCAGCTGACCAGAAATGGATAGTGCTTGGTCAACCACAACTGTACCAGTATTGGCTTGGATATTGTTGGGTTCTCGATCGCGAATAATGCGGGTAAAGGTAGCGGCTTTGCTTGGAAGCGGAGCAAATAGTTGAAGTATGGCAGTGCTGAGAAATAGCGCACTGAATATGGCAGTACGCAATGGTTGAGATTGCATTGGGATATCTCCTAGATTTGAAGTGAAGAGAGCGGTTTTACAGGGTGTAAGGCGGGTGCTGAAGTATGCCTGATATCTTGATCGAGTGACTAGCAAGTCTTTTGATAAGCCACCATAAAGGTGAGACTGGCTTGTTTTAGCCCTAAACGTCGGCTACCTTTGATCGTAATTAGACGATTAGTTTTTCCAATTACTCGCCCCTGACCATCGCGGACCGGGTGTTTATCCGCACGGAATGTATGGAAAAATTGGCTGAGACCACTGCGAGTAATAGCAGTTGGTTGAGGTAGCCCCTCATGATATTTTCCTCAGTCAGAATTTGTGTTGTGGTTTGACAGAAAAAGTTGACGTGGTCGCTGAGAGTGGAAAAGCGGCTTGATGTTTTAGCGATCAAACCGCACACACACAACTCATTAGGCAATAGAAAGGTAGCTATCGATCGATATGATTAACCGAGAAGGTGATGCTAGCGCGTTTCCCAGAGTTACCTTGCATCGTAATTCTCTGCCCACTGCGGCCAATTACTTTGCCGTTTGGCCCCAGAACTTGTCGTTTTT includes the following:
- a CDS encoding GNAT family N-acetyltransferase → MNRIRTAKKTDQKYIIAAMLLAFDHNPLMRWIYPDAYQYLHHFPHLIQNTISSTFDCRTADMIQGYSGAALWLPPGITPDDDRQLKIIEQSTFESDQIPIVALLKQLQQYRPQIPHWSLPIIGIEPTKQGYGYGSALMKYGLARCDRQAAPVYLEATTPIRVAFYQRYGFEQLDQVQIGNSPLIFPMLRQPK
- a CDS encoding C2 domain-containing protein is translated as MTYYTTARNQAKTQNSGRDRLFLAGYLTLMSALSLFVTVDAASAFPTQDIQVSIIKAKAHSRFDPRIPFRKTHRADFYSRVVVQGKFLGNTQVKSNTDRPTFNQTFIHKVSRHSKFAGIGIDLYDSDSGSADDQADISPGRFGARLNLMYELNTGKIYHQDRQGSVSGPKTFIGRAGQTITMRGDGKNAAELTFRINRKL